TTCAGTTCAGGCGCCATTACGGTATCCCCACGCCGCTCAGTCAATGTCTGGTCTGAAATTCCCTCACCGACCAAGTCCGCAATACAAAGAGAGTTTATAAGTGGCCAATATTAAGTCCCAGAAGAAGCGCATCCTCACCAACGAGAAGGCGCGTCAGCGTAACAACTCGGTGAAGTCCGAGCTGAAGACCGTCATCAACAAGGTTGATGTTGCAGTCAAGGCCAGCGATAAGGATGCAGCAGCCGAAGCGCTGAAGACCGCCAGCCGCAAGCTGGACAAGGCCGTCAGCAAGGGCGTAATCCACAAGAACAACGCTGCCAACCGCAAGTCGGCCATCTCCAAGAAGGTCAGCGCGCTCTAAGCAGCAAGCTAGCAAGACTTCCGGCGCGGCCGGTCCTTCGGGACCGGCCGCGCTTTGGTTTAAGTCCAGGCTTTTACCGGCCCGATGCCGCCAGGGCAATTACGGTCACGGC
This Arthrobacter sp. zg-Y20 DNA region includes the following protein-coding sequences:
- the rpsT gene encoding 30S ribosomal protein S20; the encoded protein is MANIKSQKKRILTNEKARQRNNSVKSELKTVINKVDVAVKASDKDAAAEALKTASRKLDKAVSKGVIHKNNAANRKSAISKKVSAL